Sequence from the Nitrincola iocasae genome:
CGTTTATCTGTTCTTTGTGGGCGTTGTGGAGAATTTCAATCAACTGATCTTCAAGCTCAAAACGCTCTTCAAGCTTTTCCCCTAGGCATGACAGTTGTGTCGAAAAATCACGCAACTCACGTAGTGTCGGGCTGCTGAAGCCGTGGATGACATCATTGAAATCCAAAGCAGAATCAGTGGAGGATTGAATTAATGGCAAGAGTTTTTGGGCTTCAGCAACGCTGCCGTCTTTAAAGTCCTTACCTTCATTCAATAGTTGTTCATAAACTTCAAAATGCCCGGATGAAATATAGTCGATCAGGTTAGAGCAAAACTCATCCAGACGAGCGTTAAGCATCTCACCTACTTCGGCATCGGGTAAATTGATAAATCCACTGATGACTTGCTGACGCTGTTCCAGCCATTGGTCGATGATTTGACTGACTCCACCCCAGCGCTCCTTGGCGTTGCGACATTTTTCCAACATGGCTAAAGTTCTCCTAGTGACTCAAAAAATGACTCGGCTTGTCAGTTGTCGTACAACCGTAATGAACAAGTCAGCGCTACGGCACCATAGTAATGCGAGAGATGGTGCGCGGCAACCTGACAGTCACAAAACTATCAGATAAAATCAAAACAACAGATGGACTTATTTTTCTAACGGGAGACAAAGGTGGTTATTAAACGTGTGCTATTAATGCTGGTACTGGTGATTATGCCGCCAAGCCTGGTGCAGAGTGAAGAATACCTCAATTATATTGAGTTGGAGTCCTTCG
This genomic interval carries:
- the rsd gene encoding sigma D regulator, encoding MLEKCRNAKERWGGVSQIIDQWLEQRQQVISGFINLPDAEVGEMLNARLDEFCSNLIDYISSGHFEVYEQLLNEGKDFKDGSVAEAQKLLPLIQSSTDSALDFNDVIHGFSSPTLRELRDFSTQLSCLGEKLEERFELEDQLIEILHNAHKEQINATA